One Podarcis raffonei isolate rPodRaf1 chromosome 3, rPodRaf1.pri, whole genome shotgun sequence genomic region harbors:
- the LOC128411439 gene encoding zinc finger protein OZF-like: MEGGRWMVDLVSLSPASLLSTTERSLPGTSEKSDGDELEGKNKGEHNRIHIVEKSYKYSECGENIRQSSQSTSRQRKSFVQRDSLTSHERSQSREKPYQCLECGKSFNQSTNLTSHQRIHTGEKPYYCLECGKSFTNSSHLTSHRRIHTGEKPYQCLECGMNFSQRAKLTLHHRIHTGEKPYQCLECGKSFSQSAHLTSHRRIHTGEKPYHCLECGKSFIRRYSLTCHQRIHTGEKPYQCFECGKSFGEGAKLTLHERTHTAEKPYQCFECGKSFRRKDTLISHQRVHRGQKPYHCLECGKSFSQKVNLTFHQRIHTGEKPYHCLECGKSFSQKVNLTSHQRIHTGEKPYQCLQCGKSFSQRHSLTSHQRIHTGEKPYQCFECGKNFREWTKLTLHQKTHTGEKPYHCLECGKSFSKMVNFTSHRRIHTGEKPYQCLECGKNFSQRADLTLHRRIHTGEKPYQGLECGKSFRRSSHLTCHQRIHTVGKPKKRNKRKNIKQPLQNTIV; the protein is encoded by the exons atggaagggggaagatggatgGTTGACCTGGTCAgtttgtctcctgcatccctcctctCAACAACTGAgcgttccctcccagggacctccgagaaatctg atggtgatgaattggaagggaagaacaagggggAGCACAACAGAATCCACATAGTGGAGAAGTCATATAAATATTCAGAGTGTGGAGAGAACATCCGTCAGAGCTCCCAGTCCACCTCCCGTCAAAGAAAGAGCTTCGTTCAGAGGGACAGCCTTACTTCACATGAAAGATCACAGAgtagggagaaaccctatcagtgcttggaatgtgggaagagctttaatcaaagcacaaatctcacttcccatcaaagaattcatacaggggagaaaccctattactgcttggaatgtggaaagagtttcactaatagctcccatctcacttcccatcgcagaattcatacaggggagaaaccctatcagtgcttggaatgtggaatgaACTTCAGTCAAAGGGCCAAGCTCACTttgcatcacagaattcatactggggagaaaccctatcagtgcttggaatgtggaaagagctttagtcaaagTGCACATCTCACAtcccatcgaagaattcatacaggggagaaaccctatcattgcctggaatgtgggaagagctttattCGCAGGTAcagtctcacttgccatcaaagaattcatacaggagaaaaaccctatcagtgcttcgaatgcgggaagagcttcgGGGAGGGGGCCAAACTCACTTTGCATGAAAGAACTCATACAgcggagaaaccctatcagtgcttcgaatgcgggaagagcttcaggcgGAAGGAcactctcatttcccatcaaagagttcataGAGGGCAGAAACcgtatcactgcttggaatgtggaaagagcttcagtcagaaggtgaatctcactttccatcaaagaattcatacaggggagaaaccctatcactgcttggaatgtggaaagagcttcagtcagaaggtgaatctcacttcccatcaaagaatccatacaggagagaaaccctatcagtgcttgcagtgtggaaagagcttcagtcagaggcaTAGCCTCACTTCGCATCAAAGAatacatacaggagagaaaccctatcagtgctttgaatgtggaaagaacttccgGGAGTGGACGAAGCTCACTTtgcatcaaaaaactcacacaggggagaaaccctatcactgcttggaatgtggaaagagcttcagtaagatgGTGAATTTCACTTCCCatcgcagaattcatacaggggagaaaccctatcagtgcttggaatgtggaaagaacttcagtcagagggcCGATCTCACTTTGCatcgcagaattcatacaggggagaaaccctatcagggcttggaatgtggaaagagcttcagaaggagctcccatctcacttgccatcaaagaattcatacagtggGGAaaccaaaaaagagaaataaaagaaaaaatattaaacaACCCTTACAAAATACAATTGTatag